TTTCTGCGCGCCCGGCCGCTCGAGCCACTCCTCGCACGTCCCGAAGTCGATGCGGGGGAACGGGGGACGCACCTCGGGCAGGGTTTCGGCGAGCGGGTTGCCGTGGGCTCCGATGCGCTCCCGGGCGTAGCGCAGGGTCTCGGCGACGACGCTCTCGAGCGTGGTGCGGAGCTCCTCCGCGCTGTCGACGAACGCCATCTCGGCGTCCAGCATCGTGAACTCGGTGATGTGCCGGACGGTGTCGGACGGCTCGGCCCGGAACGCGGGAGCGATCTCGAAGACCCTCTCGAAGCCGGCGCTCATCAACATCTGCTTGTAGAGCTGGGGGCTCTGGGCGAGGAACGCCACCCGATCGAAGTACTCGAGCCGGAAGAGCGTGGCACCGCCCTCGGCGCCTTGCCGGAGGATCTTGGGCGTCTCGATCTCGAGGAATCCGCGCTCGGTGAACGCGCGGCGGAACCCGTCGAGCACCGCGGCCCGCAGCTCGAAGATCGCCCGGACCGCCGGCTTGCGCAGGTCGAGGACCCGGTGGTCGAATCGGGTGCCGAGCTCCGCGCCGACCTTGTCGACGACGCCGAGGGGCAGCGGCGCCTCTGCCCGCGTGACCACCCGCACCGCGTCCGGGAACAGCTCGACGCCGCGGTGGGACTTCTCGGAGCGACGGACCGTCCCCTCCACCT
This genomic interval from Thermoplasmata archaeon contains the following:
- the aspS gene encoding aspartate--tRNA(Asn) ligase, yielding MRPWPARRSRALSLPRRLSRELRELDGATVRIAGHLEEYRALGGVAFALVRDGSGTSQVTLKRGTTDPALFVLLGELPRESVIEVEGTVRRSEKSHRGVELFPDAVRVVTRAEAPLPLGVVDKVGAELGTRFDHRVLDLRKPAVRAIFELRAAVLDGFRRAFTERGFLEIETPKILRQGAEGGATLFRLEYFDRVAFLAQSPQLYKQMLMSAGFERVFEIAPAFRAEPSDTVRHITEFTMLDAEMAFVDSAEELRTTLESVVAETLRYARERIGAHGNPLAETLPEVRPPFPRIDFGTCEEWLERPGAQKDFGTEDEKIIGARVVQEYGAPFYFLVDFPTAVKAGTFYAQRQDARPDRTFYFDLDFRGLEIASGGLREHRLDHLLANLATAGLEPAAFEGYLEAFRYGMPPHGGWGFGIDRFIWALAGVPNIREARLFPRDRYRLEP